The following are encoded together in the Daucus carota subsp. sativus chromosome 5, DH1 v3.0, whole genome shotgun sequence genome:
- the LOC108223832 gene encoding succinate--CoA ligase [ADP-forming] subunit beta, mitochondrial, producing MVRGLLNKLASKSLSVAGKWQQQQLRRLNIHEYQGAELMGKHGVNVPRGAAASSIEEVKKIVKDMFPNESELVVKSQILAGGRGLGTFKNGFQGGVHIVKADKVEETAGKMLGQTLVTKQTGPQGKVVNKIYLCEKVSLVNEMYFAIMLDRTTAGPLIIACQKGGTSIEDLAEKFPDMIIKVPIDVFKGITDEDAAKVVDGLAPKVSDKKESMEQVKKLYKLFCDCDCTMLEINPLAETSDNKLVAADAKLNFDDNAYFRQKEIFALRDPSQEDPREVAAAKADLNYIGLDGQIGCMVNGAGLAMATMDIIKLHGGTPANFLDVGGNASENQVVEAFKILTADDKVKAILVNIFGGIMKCDVIASGIVNAAKQVALKVPVVVRLEGTNVDQGKRILKESGMTLITAEDLDDAAEKAVKASAS from the exons ATGGTGCGAGGATTACTGAACAAGCTCGCCTCAAAATCACTCTCCGTCGCCGGAAAATGGCAGCAACAGCAGCTCCGCCGTCTCAATATTCACGAATATCAG GGTGCCGAATTGATGGGAAAACATGGAGTGAATGTTCCCAGGGGTGCTGCTGCTTCCTCCATCGAGGaagtgaaaaaaattgtaaaggaCATGTTCCCCAACGAAAGCGAG TTGGTTGTTAAGAGTCAAATCCTTGCTGGTGGAAGGGGCCTTGGAACATTCAAAAATGGCTTTCAGGGTGGAGTACATATTGTAAAGGCTGACAAGGTTGAAGAAACAGCag GGAAGATGCTTGGTCAAACACTCGTTACTAAACAAACTGGCCCACAAGGGAAAGTTGTCAACAAG ATCTACTTGTGCGAAAAGGTCTCCCTTGTGAATGAGATGTACTTTGCAATCATGCTTGACCGCACTACTGCTGGCCCT CTTATAATTGCATGCCAAAAGGGAGGAACTAGTATTGAAGACCTTGCTGAAAAATTTCCAGATATGATAATAAAG GTTCCGATTGATGTTTTCAAAGGAATCACAGATGAAGATGCTGCCAAAGTTGTTGATGGCTTGGCTCCCAAAGTCTCTGACAAAAAGGAATCAATGGAGCAAGTGAAAAAGTTATATAAACTCTTTTGTGATTGTGACTGCACAATGTTGGAA ATTAATCCCCTTGCTGAGACTTCAGATAACAAGTTGGTTGCTGCCGATGCCAAACTGAACTTTGATGACAATGCTTACTTCCGACAGAAAGAGATTTTCGCTCTTCGTGATCCATCTCAGGAGGATCCCCGCGAG GTTGCTGCTGCAAAAGCAGATTTGAACTACATTGGTTTAGATGGACAAATCGGCTGCATGGTGAATGGTGCTGGTCTGGCTATGGCAACCATGGATATAATTAAGTTGCATGGTGGAACCCCTGCCAATTTTTTGGATGTAGGAGGGAATGCTTCCGAAAACCAG GTTGTGGAggcttttaaaattttgacagcAGACGACAAGGTCAAAGCAATTTTGGTCAATATATTTGGAGGAATAATGAAGTGTGATGTTATAGCAAGCGGAATCGTCAACGCTGCCAAACAG GTTGCTTTGAAGGTACCAGTTGTTGTTCGTCTTGAGGGCACCAATGTAGACCAAGGAAAGAGGATTCTAAAG GAAAGTGGTATGACATTGATCACAGCAGAGGATCTGGATGATGCCGCTGAAAAGGCAGTCAAAGCATCTGCTAGTTGA
- the LOC108220231 gene encoding thioredoxin-like fold domain-containing protein MRL7, chloroplastic, with product MFLSAAKPCLCFDSCSTLYPSISPSLKISYSRNNVRLNVSSKKSEPEQSSDARPHSKPIEKGQHRESRASQNEVNGESDGKVYPTTIPKKPRRGRRSEAAAVEDFMRDSLERTFASIREQNSEVMKDKEQIMKEKIDDAVESDDVDDGSEESVKSKKMLVEEDNPDWPLDADVGWGIRASDYFEKHAIRNVVGEDGVEIDWEGEIDDNWVKEINCLEWEAFAFHPSPLIVLVFERYNRASDNWKVLKELEKATKVYWRAKDRLPPRAVKIDINIEKDMAYALKVREGPQILFLRGNRILYREKEFRSADELVQMIAHFYYKAKKPSCMS from the exons atgTTTCTTTCTGCTGCAAAACCTTGCCTTTGCTTTGATTCTTGCTCAACGCTTTATCCAAGCATCAGCCCTTCTTTGAAAATTAGCTACTCTCGTAACAATGTGAGGTTAAATGTTAGTTCTAAAAAGTCGGAACCCGAACAGAGTTCTGATGCTAGACCTCATTCGAAGCCTATAGAAAAAGGACAGCATAGGGAAAGTAGAGCTTCACAAAATGAAGTGAATGGAGAGTCTGATGGTAAAGTATACCCTACCACAATTCCCAAGAAGCCAAGGCGTGGTCGAAGGAGTGAAGCAGCTGCAGTTGAAGATTTCATGCGAGATTCCCTGGAACGGACATTTGCATCTATTAGGGAGCAGAATTCAGAAGTTATGAAGGATAAGGAACAGATTATGAAGGAAAAAATTGACGATGCTGTTGAAAgtgatgatgttgatgatggAAGTGAAGAGAGCGTAAAGTCAAAAAAGATGCTGGTCGAGGAGGACAATCCAGATTGGCCGCTGGATGCTGATGTTGGTTGGGGAATTAGGGCTTCGGATTACTTTGAGAAGCACGCGATAAGGAATGTAGTGGGTGAAGATGGTGTTGAGATCGACTGGGAAGGAGAGATTGATGATAACTGGGTTAAGGAGATCAACTGTCTAGAGTGGGAGGCATTTGCTTTTCATCCCAGCCCTTTAATTGTCCTTGTCTTTGAAAGATACAACAG GGCAAGTGATAATTGGAAGGTTTTAAAGGAGCTAGAGAAGGCCACTAAGGTGTACTGGAGAGCCAAAGACCGATTGCCTCCTCGG GCAGTGAAGATTGACATCAACATTGAGAAAGACATGGCATATGCTCTCAAGGTCAGAGAAGGACCGCAAATATTGTTCCTGCGGGGAAACAGAATTCTGTACAGAGAGAAAG AATTTCGCTCAGCAGACGAGTTGGTTCAGATGATTGCACACTTTTATTATAAAGCAAAGAAGCCTTCGTGCATGAGCTGA
- the LOC108220616 gene encoding glutathione gamma-glutamylcysteinyltransferase 1, whose product MAMAGLYRRLLPSPPAIDFASSQGKKLFVEAIQGGTMEGFFKLISYFQTQSEPAYCGLASLAMVLNALAVDPGRKWKGPWRWFDESMLDCCEPLDKVKTKGISFDKVVCLAQCAGTKVKAFHTNHSTLDDFRKYVKACSASEDCHVISSYHRGTFKQTGEGHFSPIGGYHAGRDMALILDVARFKYPPHWVPLSLLWDAMNTLDQSSGHHRGFMLISRLHRSPALLYTLSCKHDSWASTAKYLVEDVPLLLGLKEVEDVKNILSIVVNSLPSKFADFIKWIAEVRRQEDVDESLSQEEKGRLAVKEEVLRQVQEIGLYKHVKDFLSSEISCCHSVVSLSSEESLSLVAADICCQGAGLMKGSCRSSISFCCSETGIKCIRTKENKSITMISGKVVNGNDEQQVDVLVPSSQTVSCSGSCPSSYKVLHPANSDVLTALLLALPPETWSGIKNKMLLQEIHNLVSTENLPNLLQEEVLHLRGQLLALKRCKDNKLEEELSAPVF is encoded by the exons ATGGCGATGGCGGGTTTGTATCGGCGCCTTCTTCCATCTCCTCCCGCCATCGATTTTGCATCTTCCCAAGGCAAA AAACTCTTTGTGGAAGCTATTCAAGGGGGGACGATGGAAGGTTTCTTTAAGTTGATCTCGTATTTTCAGACGCAATCAGAACCTGCGTATTGTGGTTTAGCTAGCCTTGCTATGGTTTTGAATGCCCTAGCTGTTGATCCTGGTAGAAAATGGAAAG GACCTTGGAGGTGGTTTGATGAATCTATGTTGGACTGTTGCGAACCTCTGGACAAAGTTAAAACTAAAGGCATATCCTTTGATAAGGTTGTGTGCTTAGCTCAATGTGCTGGCACAAAAGTTAAAGCTTTTCATACAAATCATAGTACCCTTGACGACTTCCGTAAGTATGTCAAGGCATGttctgcttcagaagattgccATGTAATCTCTTCTTATCATCGGGGAACATTTAAACAG ACGGGAGAAGGCCACTTTTCACCTATTGGTGGCTATCATGCTGGAAGGGATATGGCACTAATACTAGATGTTGCACGGTTTAAGTATCCTCCTCACTGGGTCCCACTTAGCCTCCTTTGGGATGCCATGAATACCTTAGATCAATCAAGTGGACATCATAGAGG GTTCATGTTAATTTCTAGGCTTCACAGATCGCCGGCACTACTTTATACCTTG AGCTGTAAACATGATAGTTGGGCAAGTACTGCAAAGTACCTGGTGGAAGATGTTCCTTTGCTGTTGGGTTTAAAAGAGGTAGAAGATGTAAAGAATATTCTCTCCATTGTAGTCAATTCCCTTCCGTCAAAATTCGCGGATTTTATTAAGTGGATTGCAGAAGTTCGAAGACAAGAGGATGTTGATGAAAGCCTAAGCCAAGAAGAGAAAGGAAGGCTTGCTGTGAAG GAAGAGGTTCTAAGACAAGTACAGGAGATTGGCCTTTACAAGCATGTGAAGGATTTTTTAAGTTCAGAAATTTCATGTTGCCATTCTGTTGTGTCTTTAAGTAGTGAAGAGAGCTTATCATTAGTCGCAGCAGATATATGTTGCCAAGGAGCTGGACTCATGAAAGGAAGCTGTAGATCTTCTATTTCATTTTGCTGTAGCGAAACAGGTATAAAATGCATAAGAACCAAAGAGAATAAGTCCATCACCATGATATCTGGGAAGGTGGTTAATGGAAATGATGAGCAACAGGTGGACGTACTTGTTCCTTCATCTC aaacagtcaGCTGTTCTGGTTCTTGTCCAAGCAGTTACAAAGTGCTGCACCCTGCAAATAGTGATGTTTTGACAGCACTTTTACTGGCGTTGCCGCCAGAGACATGGTCTGGTATAAAGAATAAAATGCTTTTGCAGGAAATACATAACCTCGTTTCAACAGAGAATCTTCCTAACCTGCTTCAAGAAGAG GTTTTGCACTTGCGAGGGCAGCTGCTCGCACTCAAGAGATGTAAAGATAACAAGTTAGAGGAAGAGCTAAGTGCACCAGTGTTTTGA
- the LOC108219888 gene encoding protein NPGR2, giving the protein MNEMFPSSESLATKDYSTSVYSSRAGETEQKLDTGNIEEAELSLRENGSLNYEEARALLGRFEYQKGNIEAALHVFEGIDVAAITPKMIATLGARGEPHKRRSRSFATQPMSLHSVSLLLEAVFLRTKSLQILGRYKEAAQSCTVILDIVESSLPGGFPENFGAEFKLQGTLTNAVELLPELWKLSDSPREAILSYRRALLFRWNLNAETTAKIQKRFAIFLLYSGGEASPPTLRSQMDSSFVPKNNMEEAILLLMILSRKVSLRLIKWDPSILDHLQYALSLCGGGMDLANQIEELLPGVIDRKDMYYTLALCYHAERDDLGALNLLNKLLHSSEDPNHMPALLMASKIYSESCNYADGTKYALRALKNSKGRCELIFGVANSFLGISLATLSRSALTDSERTKTQSEALQFLETAARMTNLTNSSVIYHLSLEYAEQRKLDAALLYAKSLLKLGGSNISWWLLVARILSAQKRLDDAETIVDAALEQTRKWDQGELLRTKAKLQIAQGRLKSAIGTYTQLLAVLQIRSKSYGFEKHLHEDAVNRIRSLELETWHDLALLYISLSKWHDAEICLSKSKAIRTDSASRCHATGVLYKAKGLHKEALEAFSIALDVDPTHVSSLVSMAVVLRRFGERSVPVARSLLTEALRLDRMNYSAWYNLGLLYKDKGAAFASEAAECFEAAILIEETAPVEPFR; this is encoded by the exons ATGAATGAAATGTTCCCTTCTTCCGAGTCACTAGCTACAAAGGATTATTCAACGAGTGTCTACTCGTCTCGAGCTGGTGAGACTGAACAGAAGTTAGATACTGGAAATATCGAGGAAGCTGAATTATCTTTGCGGGAGAATGGTTCTTTAAATTACGAG GAAGCCAGAGCTTTACTAGGAAGGTTTGAGTATCAAAAGGGAAACATAGAAGCTGCACTACATGTGTTCGAAGGGATAGATGTTGCTGCAATCACACCAAAAATGATAGCCACTCTTGGTGCAAGAGGAGAGCCTCATAAAAGACGTTCACGTAGTTTTGCAACCCAGCCAATGTCCTTACATTCTGTGAGCTTGCTCCTGGAAGCTGTCTTTCTGAGAACAAAATCGTTACAAATCTTAGGGAGGTATAAAG AAGCTGCTCAATCATGCACGGTTATTCTGGACATAGTTGAATCGTCATTACCCGGAGGTTTTCCTGAAAACTTTGGCGCTGAATTTAAATTGCAGGGCACCCTTACTAATGCAGTCGAGTTGCTTCCAGAACTATGGAAACTTTCTGATTCTCCTCGTGAAGCTATCTTGTCATATCGGCGGGCACTTCTCTTTCGGTGGAACCTAAATGCGGAAACTACAGCTAAGATTCAAAAAAGATTTGCCATTTTTCTTTTATACAGTGGTGGAGAAGCTAGTCCCCCGACCCTTCGATCCCAAATGGATAGTTCGTTTGTACCTAAAAATAACATGGAGGAGGCCATTCTTTTGCTAATGATTTTATCAAGGAAAGTATCCCTAAGATTAATTAAGTGGGACCCATCTATTCTGGATCACCTTCAATATGCTTTATCTCTCTGTGGAGGAGGAATGGATTTGGCTAATCAAATAGAAGAACTGCTTCCTGGGGTCATTGATCGAAAAGATATGTACTACACGCTAGCCCTCTGTTACCATGCAGAAAGAGATGATTTAGGTGCTTTAAATTTGTTGAACAAACTGTTGCATAGCAGCGAGGATCCAAATCACATGCCAGCATTATTGATGGCTTCCAAAATCTACAGCGAGAGCTGCAATTATGCGGACGGTACCAAATATGCCCTCAGAGCTTTGAAAAACTCAAAAGGCAGATGTGAGCTGATATTCGGTGTTGCCAACTCCTTCCTCGGCATTTCACTTGCAACACTATCTAGATCAGCTCTAACAGACTCTGAAAGAACTAAGACACAGTCCGAAGCACTCCAGTTCCTGGAAACAGCTGCGAGAATGACAAATCTAACCAATTCCAGTGTCATATATCATCTCAGTTTAGAGTATGCTGAGCAGAGGAAATTGGACGCTGCACTTCTATATGCGAAGTCCCTGCTTAAATTAGGAGGCTCTAATATTTCATGGTGGCTATTGGTGGCTAGGATACTTTCTGCGCAAAAGCGACTTGATGATGCTGAAACAATTGTCGATGCTGCACTAGAGCAGACACGGAAGTGGGATCAGGGAGAACTGTTGCGTACTAAAGCTAAACTCCAAATAGCACAGGGTAGATTAAAAAGTGCCATTGGAACATACACTCAGCTTCTTGCTGTTCTACAAATTCGTAGTAAAAGCTATGGATTTGAGAAACACCTTCATGAG GACGCTGTAAATCGCATTAGGAGCTTAGAATTGGAGACATGGCACGATCTAGCTTTATTGTACATAAGCTTGTCAAAGTGGCATGATGCTGAGATTTGTCTTTCAAAATCGAAGGCCATAAGAACAGATTCTGCATCTAGATGTCATGCAACTG GAGTGCTTTATAAAGCAAAAGGCCTCCACAAAGAAGCATTAGAAGCCTTTTCAATTGCTTTAGATGTTGATCCTACACACGTCTCAAGTTTGGTTTCCATGGCTGTGGTTCTGAGACGGTTTGGTGAACGATCAGTGCCAGTTGCAAGAAGCTTGTTGACAGAAGCACTGCGTCTTGATAGAATGAACTATTCCGCATGGTATAATCTTGGTCTGCTTTACAAGGACAAGGGTGCTGCATTCGCATCAGAGGCTGCTGAGTGTTTCGAGGCTGCTATACTTATCGAGGAGACTGCGCCAGTTGAGCCTTTCCGGTGA
- the LOC108222574 gene encoding CRIB domain-containing protein RIC6-like, protein MGTRMKGLLKGLRYISNIFEEEKEHEMQIGMPTDVKHVAHIGWDGPSSNESPSWMKEYKGGGVVQSAPLNASEPPRESPDVKWVSQDSSKRKSKKSAAKDLPELPKSSRRQFTDSSAVSPSPKRNPSKSRSSRRHHQQESEGSCRGSRRGKELSNDAPISPSSPTSRKLADGRTKSRRRKSKESSLHGTSKSKDKEYSSVSEGSS, encoded by the exons ATGGGGACAAGAATGAAGGGCCTTTTAAAAGGCCTTAGGTACATTTCTAACATATTTG AGGAGGAGAAAGAACATGAAATGCAGATTGGCATGCCAACAGATGTCAAACATGTGGCTCATATAGGATGGGATGGTCCATCATCTAATGAATCTCCAAGCTGG ATGAAGGAGTACAAAGGAGGGGGCGTTGTTCAGTCTGCGCCCCTGAATGCCTCTGAACCTCCTCGAGAGAGTCCTGATGTCAAATGGGTTTCCCAAG ATTCATCAAAACGAAAGAGCAAAAAATCTGCGGCTAAAGACCTACCAGAATTGCCAAAATCATCAAGGCGCCAATTCACAGACAGCTCAGCAGTAAGTCCATCTCCAAAAAGGAATCCATCGAAGTCAAGGAGCTCGAGGAGGCACCACCAACAGGAATCTGAAGGTAGTTGCAGAGGCAGTCGACGGGGCAAAGAACTGAGCAATGATGCACCTATTTCACCCTCAAGTCCGACCTCCAGAAAACTAGCAGATGGTAGAACAAAATCCAGGCGCAGAAAGTCTAAAGAATCCTCTCTCCACGGAACATCAAAATCTAAGGACAAGGAGTACTCAAGTGTTAGCGAAGGATCATCATAA
- the LOC108223929 gene encoding long-chain-alcohol oxidase FAO2 has product MEEERNGSDNYSMSHILLRGGKRKSAYSHGFSSSQLQTLSSIFQAFVPSDLSSHTSGSQIPFPDEVAETMKEKLLPEALFLVKLTLSLLSTRLGSLLLCGFVCLDWSWPFVHKFSELAVKKREEVLFKWSSQTNFPMPLRLVFALFKAFCCYTAFSWTDENSRNPACEAIGYQVKNEENVNKIQERPLENGIVESKDCNDSSFMESLKQKGLQVTEDGTSFRIKCDVVIVGSGCGGAVAAALLAGSGQKVVVLEKGNYFVAQDYSQIEGPSNYELYEKGGLLSSDDGRVALKAGSTVGGGTAVNWSATLKTPDDVLRDWSESQKLPLFGSSVYQDAMDAVCKRLGVTYDCPEEGFSNKVIRTGCENLGLKVERIPRNSPEDHYCGSCSYGCKKGAKRGADTTWLVDAVQNGAVILTGVKAQKFVLGEDENGGARKRCLGVMANVVSKNVTKKLQIEARVTVSSCGALSTPPLMLSSGLKNKNIGRNLHLHPVIFAWGYFPEHESKIQGKSYEGGILTTLHKVESEDSRVQSIIEAAATGPATFAALLPWTSGLDMKDKMAKFARTAVLFSLVRDQSSGEVRSEGKVSYDINQQDEENLKHGLRRVLRIMIEAGAVEVGTFRNDGQRMNCEGITNEAVEEFLDNVEAVGGPKSNGEHWAVYASAHQMGSCRMGANEEEGAVDENGESWEAKGLYVIDGSVLPSAVGVNPMLTIYSTAYCISKRLAEYMKKEEKRA; this is encoded by the exons ATGGAAGAAGAAAGAAATGGCAGTGACAATTATAGCATGTCACACATTCTGTTAAGAGGAGGCAAAAGAAAGAGTGCTTATAGCCATGGCTTCTCTTCATCTCAACTCCAAACACTCTCTTCCATCTTTCAAGCTTTTGTTCCTTCTGACCTCTCTTCCCACACCTCAGGATCTCAAATTCCCTTCCCAGATGAG GTTGCAGAGACCATGAAGGAGAAGCTATTGCCAGAAGCTCTGTTCTTGGTAAAACTGACACTTAGCTTGCTTTCAACAAGACTGGGATCTTTGTTGCTATGTGGATTTGTGTGTTTGGACTGGAGCTGGCCATTTGTTCACAAGTTTTCGGAATTAGCAGTGAAGAAAAGGGAGGAGGTTCTCTTCAAATGGTCATCACAGACTAATTTTCCCATGCCACTGCGATTAGTCTTCGCCTTGTTTAAGGCCTTCTGCTGCTACACTGCTTTCTCTTGG ACTGATGAAAATTCCAGAAATCCAGCTTGTGAGGCAATTGGATACCAGgtaaaaaatgaagaaaatgtAAACAAAATACAGGAGAGGCCTCTTGAAAATGGTATTGTGGAATCTAAGGATTGTAATGACTCGAGTTTCATGGAGTCTCTTAAACAGAAAGGCCTGCAAGTGACGGAAGATGGGACGTCGTTTCGGATCAAATGTGATGTTGTGATTGTAGGTTCTGGCTGCGGAGGAGCAGTTGCAGCTGCTCTTCTTGCAGGTTCTGGTCAGAAGGTGGTGGTTCTTGAAAAAGGGAATTATTTTGTGGCTCAAGACTACTCCCAGATCGAGGGACCGTCGAATTATGAGCTATATGAGAAGGGGGGTTTGTTATCATCAGATGATGGTAGAGTTGCTCTGAAAGCAGGATCAACTGTGGGAGGTGGTACAGCCGTGAATTGGTCTGCTACACTTAAAACACCGGATGATGTGCTCAGGGACTGGTCCGAGTCTCAGAAGCTTCCGTTGTTTGGAAGCTCTGTGTATCAGGATGCAATGGATGCTGTGTGTAAGAGACTTGGTGTGACATATGATTGTCCTGAGGAAGGGTTTTCAAATAAAGTTATTCGGACAGGGTGTGAAAATCTTGGGCTGAAGGTTGAGAGGATTCCTAGGAATTCACCGGAAGATCATTACTGTGGTTCGTGTTCGTATGGTTGTAAGAAAGGAGCTAAAAGAGGGGCTGATACTACATGGCTTGTGGATGCTGTTCAGAACGGAGCAGTGATTCTAACTGGTGTAAAAGCTCAGAAATTTGTCTTAGGGGAAGACGAGAATGGTGGTGCTAGAAAGAGATGCTTAGGAGTTATGGCCAATGTCGTTAGCAAGAACGTAACTAAGAAGCTGCAGATTGAGGCTCGCGTGACAGTTTCTTCTTGTGGAGCTCTTTCAACGCCACCACTGATGCTTTCAAGTGGACTGAAGAACAAAAATATTGGTAgaaatcttcatcttcatcctGTCATATTTGCTTGGGGTTACTTTCCTGAACATGAATCTAAAATCCAAGGGAAGAGTTATGAAGGAGGGATTCTCACGACCCTCCACAAGGTGGAGTCTGAGGATTCCAGAGTTCAATCTATTATAGAAGCTGCTGCAACAGGACCTGCCACATTTGCTGCACTACTTCCCTGGACTTCAGGGCTTGACATGAAGGACAAGATGGCAAAATTTGCAAGAACCGCGGTTTTATTCAGTCTAGTGAGGGATCAAAGTTCAGGGGAAGTAAGATCAGAAGGTAAGGTTTCATATGATATCAACCAGCAAGACGAAGAAAATCTGAAACACGGGCTGAGACGAGTCCTCAGGATCATGATTGAAGCAGGAGCGGTTGAAGTAGGTACTTTCCGGAATGATGGCCAGAGGATGAACTGTGAAGGGATTACCAATGAAGCTGTGGAGGAGTTCTTGGACAATGTGGAAGCAGTTGGAGGGCCGAAGTCGAACGGGGAACATTGGGCAGTATATGCATCTGCACATCAAATGGGAAGTTGCAGAATGGGTGCTAATGAAGAAGAAGGTGCAGTAGATGAAAATGGGGAGAGCTGGGAAGCAAAGGGCTTATATGTTATTGATGGGAGTGTGTTGCCAAGTGCAGTTGGAGTGAATCCTATGCTTACTATATACTCCACCGCTTATTGCATCTCCAAAAGGCTAGCAGAGTATATGaagaaagaagagaagagaGCTTGA